A genome region from Streptomyces xanthophaeus includes the following:
- a CDS encoding carboxylesterase/lipase family protein: MPHPPGQDPTVVDLPAGRLRGAIEGGLTVFRAVPYAAPPVGDLRWRPARPHAGWSGTRDATADGPSAPQMYMEGGDPVLGGHGSPPFDEDCLTLNLWTPAVDDGRRPVLVWIHGGGFVSGSGSLPGYSGETFARDGDLVVVSINYRIGPLGYLYPGDGEGGQGDEGGAADEAGEGGEGGGGGNFWLTDQLAALRWVKENIASFGGDPDCITVAGQSGGAVSTAALAGHPQTEGLIRRVILQSPPFGLDLPGPAAYLERTAAYLELAGAKNLAELRTLPWPELIGAGAGLFAQTMRWGYWPTPFLPVIDGVTLCDHPAEALLSGAAAEVDVMIGWTREEANFGFALDEGYAAATRQQVTDRIAETFGSEAAEGVYAAYERARPGARPADVLMDLITDELFRVPAVRLAEARGETGSPVWAYQFDLPTPAYEGRLGAAHCLELPFVFDNFDQWSHAPFLAGLAPAVRDGLAYAMHRAWIAFVRTGDPNHPDLPQWRPYDTRTRTTMRFDSVVTALDDLAGASRLLHTPAPLI, encoded by the coding sequence ATGCCTCACCCCCCAGGCCAGGACCCGACGGTGGTGGACCTGCCCGCAGGCCGCCTGCGCGGCGCGATCGAGGGCGGGCTCACCGTCTTCCGGGCCGTGCCCTACGCCGCCCCGCCGGTCGGTGACCTGCGCTGGAGGCCCGCGCGGCCGCACGCCGGCTGGAGCGGCACGCGGGATGCCACCGCCGACGGTCCGAGCGCGCCGCAGATGTACATGGAGGGCGGTGACCCGGTGCTCGGCGGGCACGGGTCGCCCCCCTTCGACGAGGACTGCCTGACCCTGAACCTCTGGACGCCCGCCGTCGACGACGGCCGGCGCCCGGTCCTGGTCTGGATCCACGGCGGCGGCTTCGTGTCCGGCTCCGGATCGCTGCCCGGCTACTCGGGCGAGACCTTCGCGCGCGACGGCGACCTCGTCGTCGTGAGCATCAACTACCGCATCGGGCCCCTCGGTTACCTCTACCCCGGTGACGGGGAAGGCGGTCAGGGGGACGAGGGCGGCGCGGCCGACGAGGCCGGCGAGGGCGGCGAGGGCGGCGGGGGAGGCAACTTCTGGCTCACCGACCAGCTCGCCGCCCTGCGCTGGGTGAAGGAGAACATCGCCTCCTTCGGCGGTGATCCGGACTGCATCACGGTCGCCGGGCAGTCCGGCGGGGCGGTGTCCACCGCCGCCCTCGCCGGCCACCCGCAGACCGAGGGCCTGATCCGGCGGGTGATCCTGCAGAGCCCGCCCTTCGGTCTGGACCTCCCCGGCCCGGCGGCGTACCTGGAGCGCACCGCCGCCTACCTGGAGCTGGCCGGGGCCAAGAACCTGGCGGAGCTGCGTACGCTGCCGTGGCCCGAGCTGATCGGCGCCGGCGCCGGGCTGTTCGCGCAGACCATGCGGTGGGGGTACTGGCCGACACCCTTCCTGCCCGTGATCGACGGAGTGACCCTCTGCGACCACCCCGCCGAGGCCCTGCTGAGCGGGGCCGCGGCCGAGGTCGACGTCATGATCGGCTGGACGCGGGAGGAGGCCAACTTCGGCTTCGCCCTCGACGAGGGGTACGCCGCCGCCACCCGGCAGCAGGTCACCGACCGGATCGCGGAGACCTTCGGGAGCGAAGCCGCGGAGGGCGTGTACGCCGCGTACGAGCGGGCCCGGCCCGGAGCCCGCCCCGCCGACGTCCTGATGGACCTCATCACGGACGAGCTCTTCCGGGTGCCGGCGGTTCGGCTGGCCGAGGCGCGCGGAGAGACGGGCAGCCCTGTATGGGCCTACCAGTTCGACCTGCCCACCCCGGCGTACGAGGGCCGGCTCGGCGCCGCGCACTGCCTCGAACTCCCCTTCGTCTTCGACAACTTCGACCAGTGGTCGCACGCGCCCTTCCTGGCCGGCCTCGCCCCCGCCGTCCGTGACGGCCTCGCGTACGCCATGCACCGGGCCTGGATCGCCTTCGTCCGCACCGGCGACCCCAACCATCCCGACCTGCCGCAGTGGCGGCCGTACGACACACGCACCCGCACCACGATGCGCTTCGACTCGGTCGTGACCGCCCTCGACGACCTCGCGGGAGCCTCCAGGCTCCTGCACACCCCCGCCCCCTTGATTTAA
- a CDS encoding LacI family DNA-binding transcriptional regulator — MTRDTHVPASITSADVARLAGVSRATVSFVLNDTQGHRVSAGTRARVLDAAKQLGYVPHAAARSLRAGRSNLVLMPSSISAIGRLVSDWVDDLHSELDRYGYTAVLHAGRFTDPLDAARAWAELRPAAVVALDGDRFTAQAADVLVRAGVRGLLAFASHPVPGVHTIDFDHTRIGVTAAEHLIARGRTRIGVVMPQERGLGTLAEPRLAGAESVAARRMATVTPLELSYTRESASALARRWRSLGLDAAFTYNDEYAALLLHALQAEGITVPDEVALVGCDDLVLSTLQQPALTTVRLDMPSAAQIADAVHELIETGTAAPVPAVRPVLVHRRTS, encoded by the coding sequence ATGACCAGAGACACACACGTCCCCGCATCGATCACCAGCGCCGACGTGGCCCGCCTCGCCGGGGTGTCGCGTGCCACGGTCTCCTTCGTCCTGAACGACACCCAGGGTCACCGGGTGAGCGCCGGCACCCGTGCCCGGGTGCTGGACGCGGCCAAGCAGCTCGGCTACGTACCGCACGCGGCCGCCCGGTCCCTGCGCGCAGGCCGCAGCAACCTCGTCCTGATGCCCTCGTCGATCTCCGCGATCGGCCGCCTCGTCAGCGACTGGGTCGACGATCTGCACAGCGAGCTCGACCGCTACGGGTACACGGCTGTCCTGCATGCGGGCCGCTTCACCGACCCCCTCGACGCCGCCCGGGCCTGGGCCGAGCTGCGCCCCGCGGCCGTCGTCGCCCTGGACGGCGACCGCTTCACCGCCCAGGCGGCCGACGTACTGGTCCGGGCGGGGGTGCGGGGCCTGCTGGCGTTCGCGTCCCATCCCGTCCCGGGAGTGCACACCATCGACTTCGACCACACCCGGATCGGGGTCACCGCGGCCGAGCACCTCATCGCGCGCGGCCGGACCCGGATCGGCGTCGTCATGCCCCAGGAACGCGGCCTCGGCACCCTCGCCGAGCCCCGCCTCGCGGGCGCCGAGTCGGTGGCGGCCCGGCGCATGGCCACCGTCACCCCGCTGGAACTGTCCTACACCCGGGAGTCCGCGAGCGCGCTCGCCCGGCGCTGGCGAAGCCTCGGCCTGGACGCCGCCTTCACCTACAACGACGAGTACGCGGCCCTGCTGCTGCACGCGCTGCAGGCCGAGGGCATCACCGTGCCCGACGAGGTCGCCCTGGTCGGCTGCGACGACCTCGTCCTCTCCACGCTCCAGCAGCCCGCACTCACCACGGTCCGGCTGGACATGCCGTCGGCCGCGCAGATCGCGGACGCGGTGCACGAGCTGATCGAGACCGGCACGGCGGCGCCGGTGCCGGCCGTGCGGCCGGTCCTGGTCCACCGCCGGACGTCCTGA
- a CDS encoding MerR family transcriptional regulator, whose product MTDGLTIGQAAAFAGVTVKTVRHYHRLGLVAEPERDGSGYRRYRSADLLRLVQVRTLASAGVPLAETADLLDADPERFAAALDDVHRRLTEQIEGLIARRDTLHRLADGDRALLPDRACAVLDRLADLGFGPDYVAAQREALVLARALIPEVFDSFLTRLRHSLDDPEHVELAKRGADAASWDADDPRIEELASLLTDKLLADRALLTMPTGSRGRADTASRYGLVNHHREDRAPAVARLNALVETKLRAAGIDIPYQ is encoded by the coding sequence ATGACAGACGGGCTCACGATCGGTCAGGCGGCGGCGTTCGCCGGCGTCACGGTCAAGACCGTGCGGCACTATCACCGGCTCGGCCTGGTCGCCGAGCCTGAACGCGACGGCTCCGGCTATCGGCGTTACCGATCGGCCGACCTGCTCCGGCTGGTCCAGGTCCGGACCCTGGCCTCGGCCGGCGTGCCGCTGGCCGAGACGGCCGACCTGCTCGACGCCGACCCCGAGAGGTTCGCCGCCGCCCTGGACGACGTCCATCGCCGGCTCACCGAACAGATCGAGGGCTTGATCGCACGCCGGGACACGCTGCACCGACTCGCCGACGGCGACCGTGCCCTCCTGCCCGACCGGGCCTGCGCGGTCCTGGACCGACTCGCCGATCTCGGCTTCGGTCCCGACTACGTGGCCGCGCAGCGCGAAGCCCTGGTGCTCGCCCGTGCGCTGATCCCGGAGGTCTTCGACAGCTTCCTGACCCGGCTCCGGCACTCGCTCGACGATCCCGAGCACGTCGAGCTGGCCAAGCGTGGCGCGGACGCGGCGTCCTGGGATGCCGACGACCCGCGGATCGAGGAGCTGGCGTCCCTGCTGACCGACAAGCTACTGGCGGACCGGGCCCTGCTGACGATGCCGACGGGGTCTCGGGGCCGGGCCGACACGGCCTCCCGGTACGGACTGGTCAACCACCACCGCGAGGACCGGGCGCCGGCCGTTGCCCGGCTGAACGCACTGGTCGAGACGAAGCTGCGCGCAGCCGGCATCGACATTCCGTATCAGTGA
- a CDS encoding MFS transporter, which yields MATPEVVEPSVPPTGEPAPRRALLPLLLVANSAMMALYMGVGSVLLPTQVAAIAPDDKVAVLGLIGGVSAVFATAFNPIAGALSDRSGRRNPWIIGGGLASLALLAALGSATTALLVGIGWCLIQATMNVFQAAVTAIVPDRIPAARRGTASALVGLGLPIGGTAGVLIASQTADQLRTGYLVLGAVVAGSALLLSVFCRDVPRTEPAAEAPARPKGAQLAAFLSALANHDFRWAFIGRALMVLGYFSVVGYQLYILGDHISLPEGLTPPAAMAVLTPVSMVAMAVSTVVGGLLSDRWNRRKVFVGVSAALAGLVMVVPVISPTWTGMLVFSALNGLAFGCFMAVDTALVTLVLPRAEDAARDMGVLNIANAGPQIIAPFVASAVVTGLGGYTPLFLAGGALSLVGALAILPIRSVR from the coding sequence ATGGCCACGCCCGAAGTCGTCGAACCGTCCGTACCCCCGACCGGGGAGCCCGCCCCCCGGCGAGCTCTCCTGCCCCTCCTGCTGGTCGCCAACTCGGCGATGATGGCGCTCTACATGGGCGTCGGCTCCGTCCTGCTGCCCACCCAGGTCGCCGCGATCGCCCCTGACGACAAGGTCGCCGTACTCGGCCTGATCGGCGGCGTCAGCGCGGTCTTCGCCACCGCCTTCAACCCCATCGCCGGCGCCCTCTCCGACCGCAGCGGGCGCCGCAACCCGTGGATCATCGGCGGCGGCCTGGCCTCGCTCGCCCTTCTCGCCGCCCTCGGCAGCGCGACCACCGCGCTGCTCGTCGGCATCGGCTGGTGTCTCATCCAGGCGACGATGAACGTCTTCCAGGCGGCGGTCACCGCGATCGTGCCCGACCGGATCCCCGCCGCCCGCCGGGGCACCGCGTCCGCGCTGGTCGGGCTCGGCCTGCCCATCGGCGGTACGGCCGGCGTGCTCATCGCCTCCCAGACCGCGGACCAGCTGCGCACCGGCTACCTCGTCCTCGGCGCCGTCGTCGCCGGGTCCGCCCTGCTGCTCAGCGTCTTCTGCCGGGACGTCCCGCGCACCGAGCCCGCCGCCGAGGCTCCCGCCCGACCCAAAGGCGCCCAACTGGCCGCGTTCCTCTCGGCCCTGGCCAACCACGACTTCCGGTGGGCCTTCATCGGCCGGGCCCTGATGGTCCTCGGCTACTTCTCCGTCGTCGGTTATCAGCTGTACATCCTCGGCGACCACATCTCGCTGCCCGAGGGACTGACCCCGCCCGCCGCGATGGCCGTCCTCACCCCGGTGTCGATGGTCGCGATGGCCGTCTCCACCGTCGTGGGCGGTCTGCTGTCCGACCGCTGGAACCGCCGCAAGGTGTTCGTCGGCGTGTCGGCGGCCCTCGCCGGGCTCGTCATGGTGGTCCCCGTGATCAGCCCGACCTGGACCGGCATGCTCGTCTTCAGCGCGCTCAACGGGCTCGCCTTCGGCTGCTTCATGGCCGTCGACACCGCGCTCGTCACGCTGGTCCTCCCGCGGGCCGAGGACGCCGCCCGCGACATGGGCGTCCTCAACATCGCGAACGCCGGGCCGCAGATCATCGCCCCGTTCGTCGCCTCGGCCGTCGTCACCGGCCTGGGCGGCTACACCCCGCTCTTCCTCGCCGGCGGGGCCCTCTCGCTGGTCGGCGCGCTCGCCATCCTCCCGATCCGCAGCGTGCGCTGA
- a CDS encoding phosphatase PAP2 family protein, protein MFPSPSFVPPSRPPLPVRPPRHHLPAAPPRHALGLGVALLVLALLAGLLLRLDRRPFFQGFDDRWAASVNDSAAAGSPGGDGLGGFTTVLDRLGGPLGMVLPLLVIGCLCVYGRWRSGLFVFTVTVVANLVVLLPLKQLADRPRPPHPLVLVNDGSYPSGQVFSAVTLVIAVAVVVFPPRARRWWWAFGASYVLAMMGSRTWLHAQWLSDTVAGALVGVGTCLVLWRAFAPLLETESERMASNSLWL, encoded by the coding sequence ATGTTCCCCTCGCCCTCCTTCGTGCCACCGTCCCGGCCGCCCCTGCCGGTCCGCCCGCCCCGGCATCACCTTCCGGCGGCCCCGCCGCGTCATGCGCTCGGCCTCGGCGTCGCCCTCCTGGTCCTCGCGCTGCTGGCCGGGTTGCTGCTCCGGCTCGACCGGCGGCCCTTCTTCCAGGGGTTCGACGACCGGTGGGCGGCCTCGGTGAACGACTCCGCCGCCGCGGGATCCCCCGGCGGTGACGGCCTGGGCGGCTTCACCACCGTCCTCGACCGGCTCGGCGGCCCGCTCGGCATGGTCCTGCCGCTGCTGGTGATCGGCTGCCTGTGCGTCTACGGCCGCTGGCGCTCGGGGCTGTTCGTCTTCACGGTCACCGTGGTCGCCAACCTCGTCGTGCTCCTGCCGCTCAAGCAGCTGGCCGACCGGCCGCGTCCGCCGCACCCGCTGGTGCTGGTCAACGACGGCTCGTACCCGTCCGGGCAGGTGTTCAGCGCGGTGACGCTGGTGATCGCCGTTGCGGTGGTGGTGTTCCCGCCGCGTGCGCGACGCTGGTGGTGGGCGTTCGGAGCCTCGTACGTCCTCGCCATGATGGGCAGCCGGACCTGGCTCCATGCCCAGTGGCTCAGCGACACCGTCGCCGGCGCCCTCGTCGGCGTCGGAACCTGCCTCGTCCTGTGGCGGGCCTTCGCTCCGCTGCTGGAGACGGAGTCGGAGCGGATGGCCTCGAACAGCCTGTGGCTGTGA
- a CDS encoding serine hydrolase domain-containing protein, with the protein MRGTGDNSGLSEAGLRRLRDVLTRHVESKKIPGLVALVGHRGRTYVEAIGTMRHDGGAPMRRDTIFRMASTSKPVTMAAAMILLDECRLRLDDPVDPWLPELAGRRVLKRPDGPLEDTVPARRPITVRDLLTSTFGLGVDFGLMDSPIRAATFERLDYSVASGPAPGPDEWMRRLGELPLSYQPGERWQYDLSNEVVGVLVARVAGRPLETFLRERVLDPLGMKDTAFHVPADRIDRLPPLYGPDPQTGAFLVWDEAAGGRSGRPPAFQGAGGGLVSTADDYHAYFRMLLNHGMHGGERILSRAAVELMTTNRLTSGQQAARDAMYRNVAHMTVGQGLHGGWGFGMAVRTHPGGYAPVGQFGWDGGTGTTAYADPVHRLTGVLLTQVGMSTPDSPRLLHDFWTTIYQAVEG; encoded by the coding sequence ATGAGGGGAACGGGCGACAACAGCGGCTTGTCCGAAGCAGGGCTGCGCAGACTGCGCGACGTGCTGACACGGCACGTCGAGTCCAAGAAGATTCCCGGGCTCGTCGCCCTGGTCGGCCACCGCGGCCGGACATACGTCGAGGCGATCGGGACGATGCGCCACGACGGTGGCGCGCCGATGCGCCGGGACACGATCTTCCGGATGGCGTCCACGTCCAAGCCGGTCACGATGGCGGCGGCAATGATCCTGCTCGACGAATGCCGATTGCGGCTGGACGACCCGGTGGACCCGTGGTTGCCCGAACTCGCCGGCCGACGGGTGCTGAAGCGGCCCGACGGCCCGCTGGAGGACACCGTTCCGGCGCGGCGGCCGATCACCGTACGCGACCTGCTGACCTCCACGTTCGGGCTCGGAGTGGATTTCGGGTTGATGGACTCCCCCATCAGGGCCGCGACCTTCGAGCGTCTCGACTACAGCGTGGCATCCGGGCCGGCGCCCGGGCCGGACGAGTGGATGCGCCGCCTCGGCGAGCTGCCGCTGTCGTACCAGCCCGGCGAGCGATGGCAGTACGACCTCAGCAACGAGGTGGTCGGTGTGCTGGTCGCCAGGGTCGCGGGCCGGCCGCTGGAGACGTTCCTGCGCGAACGCGTCCTCGATCCGCTGGGGATGAAGGACACCGCCTTCCACGTGCCCGCCGACCGGATCGACCGGCTGCCGCCCCTGTACGGGCCTGATCCGCAGACCGGAGCGTTCCTCGTGTGGGACGAGGCGGCCGGCGGAAGGTCCGGCCGGCCCCCGGCGTTCCAGGGCGCCGGCGGCGGGCTGGTCTCCACCGCCGACGATTACCACGCCTACTTCCGGATGCTGCTGAACCACGGCATGCACGGCGGCGAACGGATCCTGTCCCGGGCCGCCGTCGAGCTGATGACCACCAACCGCCTCACGTCCGGGCAGCAGGCCGCGCGGGACGCCATGTACCGGAACGTCGCCCATATGACGGTCGGACAGGGACTGCACGGCGGCTGGGGCTTCGGAATGGCGGTACGCACCCACCCCGGCGGCTACGCGCCCGTCGGCCAGTTCGGCTGGGACGGCGGTACCGGCACCACCGCCTACGCCGACCCGGTCCATCGCCTCACCGGAGTCCTGCTCACCCAGGTCGGGATGTCCACCCCTGATTCGCCGCGGCTCCTCCACGACTTCTGGACCACCATCTACCAGGCCGTCGAAGGCTGA